From Solanum lycopersicum chromosome 8, SLM_r2.1, the proteins below share one genomic window:
- the LOC104648664 gene encoding uncharacterized protein, giving the protein MVEMKIDQNDPLYIGNSDSSSIVDQNDPLYIGNSDSSSIVLIPIKLIGSENYGVWSRAMRIALIGKRKYGFVTGACTRALYKDELHEQWETCNAIVLSWLMNTVSKELLSGIVYATNSFSVWNDLKERFDKVNRVRIYQLHRDITTLSQGTDTVSHYFSKLKTLWNEYDAIVPNPCSTCSQSKEYNDHLEQMRLIQFLSGLNESCDQARRQILLKGTTPSMNQAYAMIIEDEIQHSSYMDNVVEKPSSMVMSVNRNQGVGKEHYKGKKCDYCHFLVTQRIIATS; this is encoded by the coding sequence ATGGTGGAAATGAAGATAGATCAGAATGATCCATTATACATTGGAAATTCTGATAGTTCAAGTATTGTAGATCAGAATGATCCATTATACATTGGAAATTCTGATAGTTCAAGTATTGTGTTGATTCCAATCAAACTAATTGGATCTGAAAATTATGGAGTTTGGAGTAGGGCAATGAGGATTGCATTAATAGGGAAGAGGAAGTATGGTTTTGTAACTGGTGCCTGCACTAGAGCTTTGTACAAAGATGAACTGCATGAGCAATGGGAAACTTGCAATGCAATTGTGTTGTCTTGGCTGATGAACACAGTCAGTAAAGAGCTCCTTAGTGGTATTGTATATGCCACAAATTCTTTCTCAGTGTGGAATGATCTAAAGGAAAGATTTGACAAGGTGAATAGAGTAAGGATCTATCAATTACATAGAGATATCACCACTCTTTCACAAGGAACAGATACTGTTTCTCATTACTTCTCAAAGTTAAAAACATTATGGAATGAGTATGATGCTATAGTTCCAAATCCGTGTAGTACTTGTTCTCAATCGAAGGAGTACAATGATCATTTGGAGCAGATGAGATTGATTCAATTCTTAAGTGGCCTGAATGAGTCATGTGATCAGGCTAGGAGACAGATACTACTTAAAGGAACTACACCATCTATGAATCAAGCTTATGCTATGATTATAGAGGATGAGATTCAACACTCAAGTTATATGGATAATGTAGTTGAAAAACCAAGTTCAATGGTGATGAGTGTTAACAGGAATCAAGGAGTAGGAAAGGAACACTACAAAGGAAAGAAATGTGATTATTGTCATTTTCTGGTCACACAAAGGATAATTGCTACAAGCTGA